In Chaetodon trifascialis isolate fChaTrf1 chromosome 2, fChaTrf1.hap1, whole genome shotgun sequence, one DNA window encodes the following:
- the dnajb1b gene encoding dnaJ homolog subfamily B member 1b, with amino-acid sequence MVKMGKDYYDILGIKRGASEDDIKKAYRKQALRYHPDKNKSPGAEDKFKEIAEAYDVLSDPKKKDIYDRYGEEGLKGGGPSGGGGCGGPGTFSYTFQGDPHAIFEEFFGGRNPFGQFFGARNGGMDEDMDTDDPFARFGMGGGGVGGGMGGFPRSFSSGMGGMGTHSSVVKKQQDPPVVHELRVTLEEVLSGCTKKMKISRKRLNPDRQTLRIEDKILEVQIKKGWKEGTKITFPKEGDQTPTNIPADIVFVLKDKPHSTFRRDGSDIIYPARISLRDALCGCTVHAPTLEGKTLTVSTTDIVQPGMKRRISGEGLPYPKRPDRRGDLIVEFEVKFPERLSQSARDTIAQVLPRS; translated from the exons ATGGTCAAAATGGGTAAAGACTACTACGACATTTTGGGAATTAAGAGAGGAGCGTCGGAGGACGATATAAAGAAAGCTTATCGTAAGCAGGCTCTGCGGTATCACCCCGACAAAAACAAGTCACCGGGAGCCGAAGACAAATTCAAAGAAATCGCCGAAGCTTACGACGTTTTGAGCGACCCAAAGAAAAAGGACATATACGATCGTTATGGTGAAGAAG gTCTGAAAGGCGGAGGCCCCtcaggtggtggtggttgtggtggtcCTGGCACATTCAGCTATACCTTTCAGGGTGACCCTCATGCCATCTTTGAAGAGTTTTTTGGTGGACGTAACCCCTTTGGACAGTTCTTTGGTGCCCGCAATGGAGGCATGGATGAGGACATGGACACGGACGACCCTTTTGCTCGCTTTGGGATGGGGGGTGGTGGAGTGGGTGGTGGAATGGGTGGGTTCCCTCGCTCTTTCAGCTCTGGTATGGGAGGAATGGGCACTCACAGTAGTGTtgtgaagaagcagcaggacCCCCCTGTGGTTCATGAACTCCGAGTGACCTTGGAGGAAGTTCTATCGGGTTGCACTAAGAAAATGAAGATTTCTCGTAAAAGACTTAATCCCGACAGGCAAACACTACGGATAGAGGATAAAATTTTGGAGGTGCAGATAAAGAAGGGGTGGAAGGAGGGCACAAAAATCACGTTTCCCAAAGAGGGGGACCAGACTCCCACGAACATTCCAGCTGACATAGTCtttgtgttgaaggacaagCCACATTCGACGTTCAGACGTGACGGCTCTGACATCATTTACCCAGCGAGGATCTCACTCAGAGAT GCCTTGTGTGGCTGCACAGTCCACGCACCCACCCTGGAAGGCAAAACGCTGACTGTCTCAACAACAGATATTGTGCAGCCAGGGATGAAGCGACGCATCAGCGGCGAGGGACTGCCTTATCCAAAACGCCCCGATCGTCGAGGCGACCTAATAGTGGAGTTTGAGGTCAAGTTCCCAGAAAGGCTCAGCCAGAGTGCCCGGGACACTATCGCTCAGGTCCTCCCACGATCTTAA